TTTAAAATCCTAACCTCTTTCCCTGGACTTCTCATTTCATGACAGAACGACTAGAGTAGGCTTTAAATTGACTTTACTGGTGAGCGAGAGGGCAGGACATCCAAACATGCTTTGAAGGGAGGTATATCCGTTTCTGTGGGTTTAGTggtttctttataggtccatgggtgagaggcatggacctataaaagAAGGTGAGAGGGACCTTTATCCACTCAGTCCCCAATCAGGAATAATGTTGTGATTGATTATGGGTAATTGAGGTGTTGAAGGTGTTGATTCATTAATACGTGTTCAGATAATTGCCATATTGGCTTTGTTATGCCACTATCAATCCATAACAACGATTTATTTGATCCTGCCAATCAATATTACACATGTTAATAAAACATAACATGGTCAATTAAGTTATACTGCGAAACGATTTTTAAGTATAAAACTAAATACAGCAGACAAAGAATAAATACAGcataaagagaaaaagagatcaAAAAGGTTATCCTTTCCATAATTCCACGTAACTTTTGACAGCTTTCTCTTTATTTATAGGCTAAATCATAGGGATCTTTGGAAAATAACATAGCGATGTTGTGAAGCTCACGTCAGACTGTCTGGGCAGTGGGCAGGGATCGGCCAGGGTGGGAGGCTGGAGCCAAATAACACGTTCCTGCAATAGTGAATGCTGCAGTTACAGCACCACACTCATAGGACCGCATTTCTAAGAACTGTTGTGTCGGGTTAGAGATTGTTTTAAGTTTAGGCCTATGTGTTATGATATAAATGGTTAAGTTTACTGTAGTAGGGGAAAGAGATGTTTAAGTTGAGATGTTTGTTGTTGAGTTATTAGGTTAGATACGGTTACGTTTAGGTGCTAGGACAGAGATGTTAAAGTTTAGGTATTGCATTAGAGATGGTTACGTTTTGTTAAAAGGTTAGTGATGGTTCATTTAGGTATTAGGTCcgagatggttaagtttaagCTTTTGGTCAGGGTAAGTTACAGtactttttgttatttgtttaagTTTAGTTATTAGGTTAGCTTCCTGTTGTGTTTCACCctgttttcattcattattattgaGCTGCTCATCGTGAGATTCCTTCGCCCTCCAAGGAAATGTTGAGACCTATACATGCGGTCCTATGAATGCGGTCCTGACACTGCGGTCCTGAGACTGCAGCCTGCTCTATTGTAGCAACTACTCAGACAGAGCCTGGGATGGGAGCGGATCAGTCTTCATAAACCTAACGGTGCTGTCGGTGGAGACGCTGCGCGAAAACGCTACGTCGCTTTAACTCCTAAAATATTTCCTTTATAGACCAAGCCTCAAGTAAGCCTTTTTGTTAAGTTGTCAGATTGTCATcagcatatgtgtgtttgtttcatgtTATGCTCGTGAGAAACGAGCCTTCTAATGATCCAACGTAAAACTGTTATGCTATATCGCTAATGAGTAAGCTAGCTAGCTTCACATTCCAGCAGGGATCGTAAACAACTGACGGTAACGAACTGAACATGAATCCATGTATGACTGGGAAAAGTATCGGCATTGGGCGTATTCAATAGATACACAGTCGACACGACACGTCATATGCAGCATCGCACATATGTCTGTACGAATACATGGTGTAAAACACTTGTTACTTCCTAATATATCGATTGTCTGGTTTCAAGGGATGTCCTGTCAGACAGTGTCACGACGTGTGAAGACACATGTTGAAGACATGAGCATGTAAGACGTGCAGAGTGTGATATTGTCCTCATAGGGCGGGTACTGCACCTGGTGTGGGCGTCTTTTCTTTCATACTACCTAGGCTGGTAAACAGGTTGGAAACACCCGATCCACGAGGGTCCCCCTGAGTCTACAGAATATGTGTATTACTGTTCAATAGGAATTGGATATTGTAGTCCATGTTTCGTTGTGTTAAGGTTTGAAGTCGGACGGGGGCgaatattatataattatataaaacaaGGCAGTGTCGAACTATTTAGTCGTCATGACATTTGAaatgttgttttatgttttatttttactgACTTTTTCATATCCTAAACCCAAAACAAAAATTGTATTATATttcgaattattattattactttatgGGATATTAATGGTCGATTTTTGAATTTCAGTTCTACTGGCTAATTAGGCCTAAGCATGCACCTGCTTCTTTCTTAGCCTGGTTTATTTGAGATAATTAAATGATTTGCAATTCATGTTATTACTATGTTGCTATATATGAATTGCCATCCATGTCATCTTCTTATTTAGATACAGTGCAAATATAATTTTGTCTAGATTAGGTGATAGCACAATGGTCAACTCCCTGCCTAAACACacctggttcgatccccaatttATTATGTCCCTTTCTTTACAATTCGCCTCTTGCCAGGCCGTTGCCAGGTCAGACAGATAGATGACAAACAAACAAGGGAGCTGCAGATATATACGTATGAGGCAACAAACCGCATGAAGAGGCAAGTCATAGCACAGCAAAGACGACAGTAGTACAAAACCAAACTGTGCAAGGGGCACTCAACAATACAGTACGGGCTCACAGATGACATATGCCAGGACACATGACAGAAGCAAAGCCACTGATAGGCAAATAGCAAATGAGGAGCCAGACGGGCTGAGAACAAGGCTAGGGACTAGCTCAtatcttttttgtctttttttgtgATGGTAGTGTGTGGGCCTAGTGGGCCTTGGGCAGCCCAGTAGACCAAGaagaccctgctcctccccccactaTTCAGAGGCctggaggcagagacagagacagccatGAGTACAGGCAAGCCCAGTGGACTGAAACCCCCTACCAAGATAGGACGCCCTGCTGGAGTGGCATTGAGGACGTCCCCCTCTTCGGGTAGGAACCAGAAGGGTGTATCTTCGATTTAAgttgattgtttttatttaatggCCTCATCCTTTGAACTCTCCTTGTAAAATGTCACCACTGTATTGATTATTTCAGTTGGTTTGGAAAGAAAATAGTTCTACACCTTTTTTACTGAATTGATTGTTGATTTTGTTTATAAATGGAATGGAAGGCCTCTATTGACATGCTGTGTCCACACTTGATATGTGCTTTTCTATGTTTTGGATCATTCTTTATAAGGAATGAAACAAACTGTGTTAATTGAAAAAGTCTTGGAATGTAGCATTATTCCATTGCCAAGGGTCATTCCTTAAATGTTATAAACAAAGAGGTCCTTGTATTGTGTCTGCAGAGTAGCTGTCTTCCACCCGTCCCAGCAGCGTGGCACTAGATGATCTTAATCAAATATACAACACGTTCCATCATTCCCGCAGGCGCTGCGAAGGCCTTCCCCCCTACCCCTGCTCCGGAGAGACCCCCGGCCCCCGGCGGGGCCACCTCCCCGGGCCACGATGGAGCCCCCGGGCCGGACTTCCAGGTGGGGGAGAAGGTCTGGGTGAACGGCAACAAGGCCGGCTGCGTGCGGTTCATCGGAGGCACCCAGTTCGCCCCGGGCCAGTGGGCCGGGATCGTGCTGGAGGAGAGCATCGGGAAGAACGACGGCTCGGTGGCCGGGGTCCGCTACTTCACGTGCGAGGACGGCCAGGGGATCTTCACGCGGCCGTCCAAGCTGTCCCACACCCCGCTGCCgcagaaggagaaagaggaggcggTGGTGAACGGAGGGAAGGTTGATGCCAGCCCGGCCCAAGGTGCCAGCCCAGCACAGGGTGAATCCAagggggaggcagaggccacgcccaccagcCCCGCGACTGCTGCCCCCGCGACTGCTGCCCCCTCGACTGCTGCCCCCTCGACTGCTGCCCCCGCTGGTAATTTATATAATACATAAACACCAATACTTATTGATGTATTcttgtatttctttattttattatccttttttatatttttatttaatattaaaGGAAATGACCGTATTATTGTATAAATAGGCTCATGTTATTGTAGTGACAAGGATTTTATCTATTCTTTTCTTTAAATGTCTACTTTATTAATCTTTGTGACATCATCAGTCTAAGATCCCGCTGTCATTCCAGCCCAGGGCTCGGGCATCAGGACGATGGGAAGTTTAGATAAAGCACTCCCGACGAGCGGGTCCATGACCAACCTCTCCGAGACGGACTCAGTCAAGAAGGGCACGAGGGAGCTGAGGCTCGGAGACCGAGTCCTGGTGAGAGCACAACCATCCCTCAGAATATTAAAGCTTTGAGGTGTGACTGAACCCCCTGTTTCAGCTGGAGTTCCAACACTAGGAGAGAATACTTTCATCTCCATGGATACGGCCGAACCCAATGTTGTTACTATCATAAGCACTTTGTCCACGTTTTGTGTATCTCTTTCGTGTGGTAACCCAGGTGGGGGGCACCAAGGCGGGGGTGGTGCGGTTCCTGGGTGAGACGGACTTCGCCAAGGGGGACTGGTGCGGTGTGGAGCTGGACGAACCGCTGGGGAAGAACGACGGGGCGGTGGCCGGAGCCAGGTAGGCCGCCGACATTAAGGACCTTCTTCCACACAGGGTTCTTAGTAGGTCCGACGCAGGTGTCGCTCATAACATGAATTAtaggtagggctgctcgattatgggaaaaatcataatcacgattattttggtcaatattgatatcacgattatatATGGTTGAAAATGGTTGAAAATCTAGATTacgttaattttgtgatcggttgacgctaaaatcgaaatcgtgatctaaatttgattaatcgcccagccctaataatAGGTACCTTTCTGGACCAGTAGACTAAGCGAGTGAAGATAACTCTCATTGACTATGGAGCATTTACACAGAGCTGTCTCAGCAGGGCAGACACAGGGCTGCTCCCAGCATTAACAAGGGGGTAGGGAGGCAGCTCTTTCGTTTATGTGTGTCAAAGCCCCCGCACGGTCAATGGGAGTTGTCTTCACTAGTTTAGTCTGCTACCCGTGCCCTGCGACACGATGGCACCGCTGTGAATAGGGTCTAttatccctcttctctctccgtcCCATGAGTGAATATCACTATAGCTTCAGTTGATTAATGGCGAGGTGCAGTTTGTTCAGCGCTTTCtgtaagaggagagaggggagggggcggggcctaaaGGGCCTGAACTGAAGACTGGTGACTCAGTGGCAGCAGGTGTCGTCGAGCACTAATCGCCTGTCTTTTAGAATTTCAGTATTACATTTGTGTGCTTTTTCTCCCTATAGTAAAAAGTCCctaaagtaaaacaaaaaaagtttaactcTTGACAGTCTGAAGCTTGGGTCCAACTACATAAGTTTTCAATATGAAACGATTAAAGAGAGTAAGTGTAACGACTGACGTGTGCTGACTTTCCAGTCTCgtctgcgcacacacataacaaCTGATGTCTTTGGGGAACGCAAATCCAAGGGGTGAACAGAGGGCACAGTGTTGTGCTCGCCATGCACCCACCAGAGTGTCCCACGACACCGtaacaaagtaaacaaacaaacatctaTGCCCTACagctcagctctgtggtttaGGCAACCATCAGTGTGAAAGATGTTATCGAAGAATATGGTGTCAGCCTCCGTCTGTAACATCCACTCGCTTGTCTTTGATGTTGACTTATATCAATATCAAAGAAAATCCTTTTGATTGTCTTATGTCGTTCACTTTGAGGATCATTCACACTGCGGATGTTTTTTAAAACGCCCGCTCCTACGGAATACACACTTTTCATTGGCTGTTGAAAATACCCCTGGCCGCTTTGCCTCTttgaccaacacacaccagcGGATCAAGGAAAGACTAGCTCTGACAACTAGCTCTGACAAGTGTGTGATTGAATGTGGTCCATGTCGACTGGGATCGAATAGAGAAAGATCTGCGtccttcactcacacacagtgtggCTTTGAGTTCCTGTTTTGTTTTCCCAGATACTTCCAGTGCATGCCGAGGTACGGGCTGTTCGCGCCCGTCCACAAGGTGACCCGCATCGGGTTCCCCTCCACCACGCCCACCAAGGCCAAGAGTGGGCACAGGAGGTCCATGCTCAGACACAGCCCCAGcgcctcctccatcagctccctcagctccgtcaccacctcctccgtcgGCGGGAAGCCCAGCCGGACCGGCCTGGTGAGAAACCAACCAAAAGCACATCCATACCAGAACTAGAGTCTAACCTGAACCACTGTGTGGTTAATCATTATTAAAAGTATCTCTTAAAGGGGCAGTGACACAGTTATAACCACACAGATAAAAACCTTTTTTATTCAACAAATAAGttatagataaaaaaaatatatattgtatattatttaaTGTTATATTAGTATATTATTACAATGCAATATTGTTTCTAAACTCAACATGAAGCTTTCCTACTCTCCTAACAATGGCTCTTACCCCAGTGCTACATCAGAAGTGCATAGTTTTACATCGCTTTTAGGTGCAACACTGGCACCTTTACCTGTCTGTAGCGGGTCAAGACCTTAAACTTCAAACCACCATTTTAATGATTGAGAGTATTTGTGCAACCCTCCCCTCAAGCAGcaggccccagacttccctttcccgggccacattgaccagctctgacggggggatcccgaggtgttcccaggccagtgtcgAGTCATAAACTCTCCACCTAGAGAGACCtcggaggagacctcggggtcttccccgaggtctcctcccctaACCTGTCACCTCTAACTTGTAACTTTTGCCTTATCATGTACCCGGTAACGTGTCCCTTTACACACATAACTCTGATACATTCTTTATTATTACGGCCGACTCTTGGATGGCTCCCCCCAGTTGACGGAGACGTCGGCCCGCTACGCCCGTAAGATCTCGGGCACCACGGCCCTGCAGGAGGCGCTGAAGGAGAAGCAGCAGCACATCGAGCAGCTGCTGGCCGAGCGCGACGAGGAGCGCTTCGAGGTCGCCAAGGCAACCAGCCAGGCGGGGGAGGTGCAGCAGGAGCTGACCTCGCTGAGGAAGGGCCAGGACCAGGTGGGAGGCCGTGTGTGGACAACCAGAGCGTTGGCGCCAGGCTAGGGGGTTGCACGGTGGGGGACAATGGGGGCCCGGGCCGGGGGGGCCCACGTGGTTTATTTAGTGGGTGGCTCCGGGGGCGGCTCTAATGTAGATTTGTTCTATTTTGTATTTTCATCCGTCACTTACGGGTAAAGTTTCAGGTGAGCAAGCAACAGGAATGAAGTGGATTGGTTCTAGAACAACATAACCCTAATGATAATGTCATATTATAACCTCATTATGTCATCATGATGTATCTCATTATATATAATTCACCAAATAATTACGATTTTGAGTGTCACTTGTGTAGTGTCACTTTTAATTGCATTatattcatgtttgtgtgtgtgtgtgtgtgtgtgcgtgtgtgtgattgtgtgtgtgggtgtgtgtgtctgtgtgtgtgtgtgtgcgtgtgtgtctgtgtgtgtgtgtgtgtgtgtgtctgtgtgtgtgtgtgtgtgtgtgtctgtgtatgtgtgtgcgtgtgagtgtctgtgtctgtgtgtgtgtgtgtgtgtgtgtgtgtgtgtgtgtgagtgtgtctgtgtgtgtgtgtgtgtgtgtgtgtgtgtgaggcagtaTGCCATGGATACGGAGGCGAAGCTAGACCAGCTGCGGATCCTGGTGGAGGCCGCAGACAAGGAGAAGGTGGAGCTGCTCaaccagctggaggaggagaagaggtgggGTCCACCGTCCAGCAGACTAACAACGTAGCactcatataataataatttatagaaTTTATCTAGCGCTTTTTTGGAGGTCACTCAAAGACACtttacaaagaaaaacaagaaaacaaaatgCAGAAAAATTCAACATAAAAATAAGGTTAGGAATAGCGTCAGGTGTGGTATGGGTGGGGGCAGGTGACATGCTTTCTTGACGAGGTGAGTTTTTAGTTTTTAGTTttagggagttccagagggttgGGGCAGCAATGGCGAAAGCTCTGTCCCCTGGGGTACGGTGCTTTTATCTTGTGATGTGTACATCTTATATATGGAATATCTTTATGCAGctaatatatagaatatattgTATGCTTACATTTTATATATGTTTATCTATGCTATGCATGACAACATTTGACATTTGACTGATTTATATAGGATATTTGCTATCACTGTATATATTTAGATATGTtttatttgtacttattttttattttcacaagGTTCAAGGTTGTATATCTTATGCATGTTCGCACTATATCTTATTATAAGgttataatgtatttattttcccaACATATATTGTTATTTATGTTGTTATCTATATGTTTGCAACTCATTTTGTGTCTATATGGGTGTATGTTGTACTCACAAGCGGCCACTTGGTCTAATAATAGACCTTCCAGGCTTTATCTCGAAGTTGGCTCCATTCAGTCTATTGTATAGAGTTGATAAATGGAGGTGCTTTCTTTACCGAACAGGAAAGTGGAGGATCTGCAGTTCTCTGTAGAAGAGGCCTGCATCACAAGAGGGGACCTGGAGGTAAAGAGGATCATCGTTCATCACCctccaccctgtgtgtgtgtgtgtgtgtgtgtgtgtgtgtgtgtgtgtgtgtgtgtgtgtgtgtgtgtgtgtgtgtgtgtgtgtgt
This Gadus macrocephalus chromosome 19, ASM3116895v1 DNA region includes the following protein-coding sequences:
- the clip1b gene encoding CAP-Gly domain-containing linker protein 1 isoform X1 produces the protein MSTGKPSGLKPPTKIGRPAGVALRTSPSSGAAKAFPPTPAPERPPAPGGATSPGHDGAPGPDFQVGEKVWVNGNKAGCVRFIGGTQFAPGQWAGIVLEESIGKNDGSVAGVRYFTCEDGQGIFTRPSKLSHTPLPQKEKEEAVVNGGKVDASPAQGASPAQGESKGEAEATPTSPATAAPATAAPSTAAPSTAAPAAQGSGIRTMGSLDKALPTSGSMTNLSETDSVKKGTRELRLGDRVLVGGTKAGVVRFLGETDFAKGDWCGVELDEPLGKNDGAVAGARYFQCMPRYGLFAPVHKVTRIGFPSTTPTKAKSGHRRSMLRHSPSASSISSLSSVTTSSVGGKPSRTGLLTETSARYARKISGTTALQEALKEKQQHIEQLLAERDEERFEVAKATSQAGEVQQELTSLRKGQDQYAMDTEAKLDQLRILVEAADKEKVELLNQLEEEKRKVEDLQFSVEEACITRGDLEAQSKLEHAHIKELEQSLLFEKTKAERLQRDLEDNRVATVSERSRIMELERELADLQLRLRASKQTEGATASLTQQQISSLKTHAQTQEKKISELSVDLESRCKELQSLEQDKVSLEDQLNNLKHQLESVEDESKRAGKRVQELDNTIEQASADSQSDKEKSQRREQDLQQQMMQVKEESEKMSQTLEKLEQDKKELESQLEALTQQNSQYQEELSLSREQLCREIEELKLASQNTQPHEDSNSQPSDMKDRESMLNQETSRGSDLMTSDKDRELESLRNEIAVLRAEKAVAKTLRSAVETLERDKAQLMGCVQSLEQRLMGRQNSEGDSVKDIELAGDSAMDQMREEKEFAEGQINFLNSVIVDLQRKNEELKVKLKKMALAEFNGNDAPDGLDGGLSKRETKPPPRLFCDICDCFDLHDTEDCPTQAQSPDAVPHTAYHGNPAVERPYCDICEVFGHATAACNDDQTF
- the clip1b gene encoding CAP-Gly domain-containing linker protein 1 isoform X2, which translates into the protein MSTGKPSGLKPPTKIGRPAGVALRTSPSSGAAKAFPPTPAPERPPAPGGATSPGHDGAPGPDFQVGEKVWVNGNKAGCVRFIGGTQFAPGQWAGIVLEESIGKNDGSVAGVRYFTCEDGQGIFTRPSKLSHTPLPQKEKEEAVVNGGKVDASPAQGASPAQGESKGEAEATPTSPATAAPATAAPSTAAPSTAAPAAQGSGIRTMGSLDKALPTSGSMTNLSETDSVKKGTRELRLGDRVLVGGTKAGVVRFLGETDFAKGDWCGVELDEPLGKNDGAVAGARYFQCMPRYGLFAPVHKVTRIGFPSTTPTKAKSGHRRSMLRHSPSASSISSLSSVTTSSVGGKPSRTGLLTETSARYARKISGTTALQEALKEKQQHIEQLLAERDEERFEVAKATSQAGEVQQELTSLRKGQDQYAMDTEAKLDQLRILVEAADKEKVELLNQLEEEKRKVEDLQFSVEEACITRGDLEVATVSERSRIMELERELADLQLRLRASKQTEGATASLTQQQISSLKTHAQTQEKKISELSVDLESRCKELQSLEQDKVSLEDQLNNLKHQLESVEDESKRAGKRVQELDNTIEQASADSQSDKEKSQRREQDLQQQMMQVKEESEKMSQTLEKLEQDKKELESQLEALTQQNSQYQEELSLSREQLCREIEELKLASQNTQPHEDSNSQPSDMKDRESMLNQETSRGSDLMTSDKDRELESLRNEIAVLRAEKAVAKTLRSAVETLERDKAQLMGCVQSLEQRLMGRQNSEGDSVKDIELAGDSAMDQMREEKEFAEGQINFLNSVIVDLQRKNEELKVKLKKMALAEFNGNDAPDGLDGGLSKRETKPPPRLFCDICDCFDLHDTEDCPTQAQSPDAVPHTAYHGNPAVERPYCDICEVFGHATAACNDDQTF